The Primulina eburnea isolate SZY01 chromosome 6, ASM2296580v1, whole genome shotgun sequence genome contains a region encoding:
- the LOC140834727 gene encoding uncharacterized protein — translation MASGSPTVNKIERAHQMYREGKYTEALGYYTDSLSMAKAKPQKIALHSNRAACYLKLHDFKKAAEECTSVLELDQNHTGALMLRAQTLVTLKEYRSALFDANRLIELNPSSEMYRNLQARLKTQLPLAPIPEDEAELEEVDHSPSGETELEEKEDEREGIKEVGESKKEEEDMIDAAGENENRNDITELEASRKHNIKKKSIKQSGWQALAKPKGHSNLDYSRWDTVEDDSTEEEDEDEDEDSQPQYRFRVKTVGVKAVK, via the exons ATGGCATCCGGATCACCTACGGTGAATAAGATAGAGAGGGCACATCAGATGTACCGAGAAGGAAAATATACGGAAGCACTCGGTTATTACACCGACTCGTTATCCATGGCGAAGGCCAAGCCACAGAAGATTGCCCTCCACAGCAATCGTGCCGCGTGTTATCTTAAACTTCACGACTTCAAGAAG GCAGCAGAAGAATGCACCTCAGTGCTTGAGCTTGACCAAAATCACACAGGAGCATTGATGTTGCGAGCTCAAACCCTGGTCACCTTAAAGGAGTACCGTTCAGCCCTTTTTGATGCCAACAGACTTATCGAGTTAAATCCATCATCAGAAATGTATAGAAACCTCCAGGCCCGTCTAAAGACTCAACTG CCACTTGCTCCTATACCCGAAGATGAGGCAGAGCTTGAAGAAGTTGACCATTCCCCGTCAGGTGAAACAGAATTGGAAGAAAAGGAGGACGAACGAGAAGGTATTAAAGAGGTGGGAGAAtctaaaaaagaagaagaagacatGATTGATGCAGCTGGAGAAAACGAGAACAGAAATGACATCACTGAACTTGAAGCCTCCAGAAAGcacaatattaaaaaaaaatccattAAACAATCTGGATGGCAGGCACTCGCAAAACCGAAAGGACACTCTAATCTTGACTACTCCAGATGGGACACGGTTGAAGATGACTCTACCGAAGAAGAAGACGAAGACGAGGATGAAGATTCTCAGCCTCAGTATCGATTTCGTGTTAAAACCGTGGGTGTTAAGGCAGTCAAATAA
- the LOC140834728 gene encoding alkane hydroxylase MAH1-like, whose protein sequence is MALYAYLEILLIPISVIFLYFLKIRVQKKSSVPTNWPVVGMLPYLLHNSHRIHEFATELLTESNGTFEFKGPWFCNMDILLTSDPANIHHVFSKNFSNYPKGPEFREIFEILGDGIFNADFELWEFHRKTTLSLMTQPKFYSFLERNIWEKIENGLLPVLDGFLEKGVDLDLQDVFQRFTFDSICKLVLDYDPESLSVDLPYVPCEKAFNGTVEALMHRHMLPERIWKLQKWLQIGKEKTLMKAWKSFDEFIYPLVSINDGVGKDGDDFNFLKSFKRKYEEIKNCSSSRDSREFLRDTSLNLMLAGRDTTSTCLAWLFWLLAANPSAEMKIRQEIEDELHERENKKWRNFSVKESKKLNYLHGALCESLRLFPPVALEHKAPIKPDILPTGNHIPENKMVVLSFYSMGRMEMIWGKDCLDFKPERWITERGGIKHEPSYKFPAFNAGPRTCLGKEMAFIQMKMVAATVIYHYNIEVVKDHKVSASDSIVIQMKHGLRVKLSKRNVY, encoded by the coding sequence ATGGCCCTTTATGCATATCTTGAGATTCTATTGATTCCCATCAgtgtaatttttctatatttcttGAAGATTAGAGTTCAGAAGAAAAGCTCGGTGCCGACTAATTGGCCGGTTGTGGGAATGCTTCCGTATCTTCTTCACAATTCTCATCGAATTCACGAGTTTGCAACAGAACTCTTGACAGAATCGAATGGGACATTTGAGTTCAAAGGGCCTTGGTTTTGCAACATGGATATATTGTTGACGAGTGATCCAGCAAATATTCATCATGTCTTTAGTAAAAATTTCTCGAACTACCCAAAGGGTCCTGAATTCAGGGAGATTTTTGAAATATTGGGAGACGGGATTTTCAATGCTGATTTCGAGCTGTGGGAATTTCACAGGAAAACGACTCTTTCCCTGATGACTCAGCCCAAGTTCTACAGTTTCTTGGAGAGGAATATTTGGGAGAAAATTGAAAATGGATTGCTTCCGGTTCTCGACGGGTTCCTGGAAAAAGGGGTTGATTTAGATTTGCAGGATGTTTTCCAGAGGTTCACTTTTGACAGCATATGTAAATTAGTTCTGGATTATGATCCAGAGAGTTTGTCCGTTGATTTGCCTTATGTTCCTTGTGAAAAGGCCTTCAATGGCACAGTGGAAGCCCTGATGCATAGGCATATGTTGCCTGAGAGGATCTGGAAGCTCCAAAAATGGCTGCAAATTGGTAAAGAGAAGACTTTGATGAAAGCCTGGAAATCGTTCGACGAATTTATATATCCCCTTGTTTCGATTAATGATGGAGTAGGAAAAGATGGTGATGATTTCAACTTTTTGAAATCTTTCAAAAGGAAATATGAGGAGATAAAGAACTGTTCTTCAAGCCGTGATTCGAGAGAATTCTTGAGGGACACCTCGTTAAATTTGATGCTTGCTGGAAGAGATACAACAAGCACTTGTCTCGCATGGCTTTTCTGGTTACTTGCTGCAAACCCTTCAGCGGAAATGAAGATTCGACAAGAAATAGAGGACGAATTGCACGAAAGGGAGAACAAGAAATGGAGGAACTTCAGCGTGAAAGAGTCCAAGAAGCTAAACTACCTCCATGGAGCTCTATGTGAGTCTCTCAGGCTATTCCCTCCGGTGgcattggaacataaagctccAATTAAACCCGATATTCTTCCGACAGGAAACCACATTCCTGAGAACAAAATGGTTGTGCTTTCTTTCTATTCAATGGGGAGAATGGAGATGATATGGGGGAAAGATTGCCTGGATTTCAAGCCGGAGAGATGGATTACGGAACGTGGAGGTATCAAACACGAGCCATCCTACAAGTTCCCGGCCTTCAACGCCGGGCCAAGAACTTGTCTAGGTAAAGAAATGGCCTTTATTCAGATGAAAATGGTGGCTGCAACTGTTATATACCATTACAACATTGAAGTGGTGAAAGATCACAAGGTTTCTGCAAGCGATTCTATCGTAATTCAAATGAAACATGGATTAAGAGTGAAGTTGTCCAAAAGGAATGTGTACTAA
- the LOC140833563 gene encoding uncharacterized protein, with the protein MADSSNIGTPNLPIMYQKPPHPLHQIAENPTHRLLLKQWLKEQELILNRISLKQTQIDSTRKEITQLYCLFFLFHSTALILLFSATSRGAQTHLCRRSWVPSVCSLLCTLGFIWAIRYKNDVESHLEKMLEREKEDSKLLEKCVDELKRKGLEFDLLKEVDALRRAKSLRVGTEPVRRWSGRDVVVLFFFAAGCLALALTRVVLCG; encoded by the coding sequence ATGGCCGATTCAAGCAATATAGGAACCCCCAATCTACCGATAATGTACCAGAAACCCCCGCACCCACTCCACCAAATCGCCGAGAACCCGACCCACAGGCTTCTCCTCAAGCAATGGCTCAAAGAACAGGAGCTTATCCTCAATCGTATCTCCCTAAAACAGACCCAAATCGACTCAACCCGAAAGGAAATAACCCAGCTCTACTGCCTCTTCTTCCTCTTCCATTCCACCGCCTTGATCCTCCTCTTCAGCGCCACCTCCCGTGGGGCCCAGACCCACCTCTGCCGTAGATCATGGGTCCCATCAGTCTGCTCTCTTTTATGCACCCTCGGATTCATATGGGCCATCCGGTACAAGAACGACGTTGAATCCCATTTGGAAAAGATGTTGGAGAGGGAGAAAGAGGATTCGAAGCTGCTGGAGAAGTGTGTGGACGAATTGAAGAGAAAAGGATTGGAGTTTGATCTGCTCAAGGAGGTCGATGCTCTGAGAAGGGCCAAGAGTTTGCGGGTCGGAACTGAACCCGTTCGGAGATGGTCGGGACGGGATGTTGTGGTGCTATTTTTCTTTGCTGCGGGCTGTTTGGCTCTGGCTCTCACCAGGGTTGTTTTGTGTGGTTGA
- the LOC140833564 gene encoding auxin-responsive protein SAUR71-like, whose protein sequence is MKKLMRRFSKVADSSKFCLINPRSADDYRNRSGCGVPEGHFPVYVGEEMERFVVSAEFLNHPIFVKLLNRSVQEYGYRQTGVLRIPCHVFLFERVLETLRVGGESRDLLEIINSLSDEFH, encoded by the coding sequence ATGAAGAAGCTGATGAGAAGATTCTCGAAAGTAGCCGATTCTTCTAAATTCTGTTTAATAAACCCGCGCTCTGCGGATGATTATCGAAACAGGTCCGGATGCGGCGTTCCTGAGGGTCATTTTCCGGTGTACGTCGGAGAAGAAATGGAACGATTCGTTGTGAGTGCGGAGTTTTTGAATCACCCGATATTCGTTAAACTGCTCAACAGATCGGTGCAGGAGTACGGGTACAGGCAGACAGGCGTGCTCCGGATTCCCTGTCACGTGTTCCTTTTCGAGCGCGTGCTTGAGACGCTGCGTGTCGGTGGTGAGTCACGTGACCTCCTGGAAATCATCAACTCGCTCTCCGACGAATTTCATTAG
- the LOC140833565 gene encoding transcription factor MYB63-like — MGRGRAPCCDKSKVKKGPWSPAEDLRLINFVQKNGHSNWRALPKQAGLLRCGKSCRLRWINYLSPDVKRGNFTSEEEQTIINLHNSIGNKWSKIASHLPGRTDNEIKNVWNTHLKKRLTRKSANNMEHLSSQSPTSSSSTQRMQIEKSIDDQMVHQPNMEKRSHKLDSIEETETIDSPASSYASNYPNSTKESTALTTNEATGHLKSDVSIIIDPSGPSNDGKSEMPLESDVDFWDFLDSLDPLQFSTKSEVSGEKSDGDETECKRWLEYLENELGLSGVDNETNEQEIVTTVPRDDGVNLEPEIFVALDSFPIWPPSPLNLGI, encoded by the exons ATGGGTAGAGGACGAGCCCCTTGCTGTGATAAGAGCAAGGTCAAGAAAGGACCATGGAGCCCTGCAGAAGATTTGAGGCTCATCAATTTTGTTCAGAAGAATGGGCATAGCAATTGGCGCGCACTCCCTAAACAAGCCG GATTGTTGAGATGTGGGAAGAGTTGTCGATTGAGGTGGATTAATTACCTAAGTCCAGACGTCAAACGTGGAAACTTTACGTCTGAAGAAGAGCAAACTATAATCAATCTCCATAATTCTATTGGAAACAA ATGGTCAAAAATTGCTTCTCATTTGCCCGGAAGAACAGACAATGAGATCAAAAATGTGTGGAACACGCATTTGAAGAAAAGATTGACTAGGAAAAGTGCTAATAACATGGAGCATTTGTCGtctcaatctcctacatctagTTCAAGCACGCAACGAATGCAAATCGAGAAGTCGATTGATGATCAAATGGTCCATCAACCAAACATGGAGAAACGTAGTCACAAACTCGACTCCATCGAGGAAACGGAGACAATTGATTCCCCGGCATCGTCGTATGCATCAAACTACCCCAACTCTACTAAGGAAAGCACTGCCTTGACAACAAATGAAGCAACGGGGCATCTCAAATCCGATGTTAGTATCATTATCGACCCTTCGGGTCCCTCAAATGATGGAAAATCCGAAATGCCCCTCGAATCCGACGTCGATTTTTGGGACTTTCTGGATAGCTTGGATCCCTTACAATTCAGTACTAAAAGTGAAGTTAGTGGAGAAAAAAGTGACGGTGATGAAACTGAGTGCAAAAGGTGGTTAGAGTACTTAGAAAATGAACTTGGACTAAGTGGAGTTGATAATGAGACAAATGAACAAGAAATAGTTACAACAGTTCCACGGGACGATGGGGTGAATTTGGAGCCAGAAATTTTTGTTGCATTGGATTCTTTTCCAATCTGGCCCCCTTCTCCTCTAAATCTTGGGATATAA
- the LOC140834729 gene encoding proteasome subunit alpha type-2-A has protein sequence MGDSQYSFSLTTFSPSGKLVQIEHALTAVGSGQTSLGIKAANGVVIATEKKLPSILVDETSVQKIQILTPNIGVVYSGMGPDSRVLVRKSRKQAEQYYRLYKEQIPVTQLVRETATVMQEFTQSGGVRPFGVSLLVAGYDDKGPQLYQVDPSGSYFSWKASAMGKNVSNAKTFLEKRYTDDMELDDAVHTAILTLKEGFEGQISGKNIEIGVIGNDQIFKILTPSEIEDYLQEVE, from the exons atggGCGACAGCCAGTATTCCTTCTCTCTCACTACTTTCAG CCCTTCAGGAAAACTCGTTCAGATCGAACATGCCTTGACTGCTGTTGGATCTGGTCAAACATCCTTAGGAATTAAAG CTGCTAATGGCGTTGTTATTGCAACAGAGAAGAAATTACCTTCAATTTTGGTTGATGAGACATCT GTGCAGAAGATTCAGATTTTGACTCCAAACATTGGAGTCGTTTACAG TGGAATGGGCCCTGATTCTCGAGTTTTGGTTAGAAAAAGTAGAAAACAGGCAGAGCAATATTATCGCCTATACAAA GAACAAATCCCAGTGACTCAATTAGTGAGGGAAACTGCCACTGTTATGCAGGAATTCACTCAATCGGG TGGTGTGAGGCCATTTGGTGTTTCACTCTTGGTTGCTGGATATGATGACAAAGGTCCACAGCTTTATCAG GTGGATCCATCAGGTTCATATTTTTCCTGGAAGGCTTCAGCCATGGGAAAGAATGTATCAAATGCAAAGACATTTCTGGAAAAGAG ATATACTGATGATATGGAACTTGATGATGCCGTGCACACTGCAATCTTGACACTGAAAGAGGG ATTCGAGGGACAGATATCTGGCAAGAACATTGAGATTGGTGTGATCGGTAACGACCAAATCTTCAA GATTCTGACCCCATCCGAGATAGAGGATTATTTGCAGGAAGTGGAgtag